In Candidatus Omnitrophota bacterium, the following proteins share a genomic window:
- the tgt gene encoding tRNA guanosine(34) transglycosylase Tgt gives MGNSFSLIHKDYSTKARLGKLSTPHGEVTTPIFLPVATQATVKTLSNQDLFDCKTEMILANAYHLFLRPGKEIIKKAGGLHKFMSWEKPILTDSGGFQVLSLSDLRRINDEGVEFQSHIDGTKYFFTPQEIIHFQGDILGSDIMMPLDECVEFPCEKDRARLAMERTVRWAKRSKMVHSSQSRVCPSRIRNNELSTTNYGMLFGIVQGSTYLDLRRECLERLNEIGFDGYAVGGVSVGEPQELIYEVSSQVANWLPEDKPRYLMGVGHPEDMLEAISFGYDLFDCVVPTRNGRNGCAFTYQGKLILKNAKYKEDFSPIDQECLCYTCQNYSRAYIRHLINSEEILGLRLISLHNIYFYNHLIQNIKEAIQNNFFDKFRKDFLANYLRE, from the coding sequence ATGGGAAATAGTTTCAGTTTAATACATAAAGATTATTCGACCAAAGCAAGATTAGGTAAGCTTTCTACTCCTCACGGAGAGGTAACTACTCCTATTTTCTTACCCGTTGCTACCCAGGCTACGGTAAAGACTCTCTCCAATCAAGATTTGTTTGATTGTAAGACAGAAATGATTCTTGCCAACGCCTATCATTTGTTCTTAAGACCCGGTAAAGAAATAATTAAAAAAGCGGGTGGTTTACATAAATTCATGTCTTGGGAAAAACCAATCTTGACTGATTCCGGAGGTTTTCAAGTTTTAAGTCTTTCTGATTTAAGGAGAATAAATGATGAGGGGGTAGAATTTCAGTCACACATCGACGGTACAAAATATTTTTTCACTCCCCAAGAGATAATTCATTTCCAGGGAGATATTTTGGGTTCAGACATTATGATGCCTTTGGATGAATGTGTGGAGTTTCCTTGTGAAAAAGACCGTGCAAGATTAGCGATGGAGAGAACAGTTAGATGGGCAAAACGTTCCAAGATGGTTCATAGTTCGCAGTCGAGAGTTTGCCCCTCCAGAATTAGAAACAACGAACTATCTACTACAAACTATGGAATGCTTTTCGGCATTGTCCAGGGTTCTACTTATTTAGACTTACGGAGGGAATGTCTTGAAAGGTTGAACGAAATCGGTTTTGACGGCTACGCTGTAGGGGGTGTTAGTGTAGGGGAGCCTCAAGAGTTAATTTATGAGGTGAGTTCTCAAGTGGCAAATTGGCTTCCTGAAGATAAACCCCGCTATCTTATGGGAGTGGGACACCCCGAGGATATGCTTGAGGCCATATCTTTTGGTTACGACTTGTTTGATTGCGTGGTACCTACAAGAAACGGTAGAAATGGTTGTGCCTTTACTTATCAAGGGAAACTTATTTTAAAAAATGCTAAATATAAAGAAGATTTTTCTCCCATTGATCAAGAATGTCTTTGCTATACTTGTCAGAATTATTCTCGTGCCTATATTCGTCATCTTATCAACAGTGAAGAAATATTAGGTTTAAGACTTATTTCGTTGCATAATATATATTTTTATAATCATTTAATTCAAAATATTAAAGAAGCTATCCAAAACAATTTCTTTGATAAATTCAGGAAAGATTTTCTTGCAAATTATCTTCGGGAGTGA
- a CDS encoding tetratricopeptide repeat protein — protein sequence MYRKIIFLLLILTVVIVFSRFHTLLTIYYNNRGMDLLEKGEPDSAIEYFYKSLKINPNFVETHYNLAVAFEEKHNYGNAITEYKKVLELKPDFIKTRYNLALLYYQKLSLYEEAIAELDSLIASSPQYMKAKELREEIILDYSTFCLNSGLDYLEEDNFEQAEREFEKALLLKPDFVVVKYNLAFLYLKGGDKEHAKMKLNEVIQENKTYPFSYRLLGSIYFNEGNFLEALKYYEEVVKLLPSDVQAYNDLAQTHTKLEAYDKAIAEFQKALSLKPDNLTVLYGLASTYRDKGDYQNAIYYYKKLQSLCSDYPFLESDLSGIYATLDKGSQKQAPILGKEEKRYDMVYFRNGRTMRGEIVKEGEEDLLLKIKMGETEGTVRLLKKEIEKIERYRDGK from the coding sequence ATGTATAGAAAAATCATATTTCTTTTACTTATTTTAACAGTGGTGATAGTTTTTTCTCGTTTTCATACGTTGTTAACAATCTACTATAATAATCGGGGGATGGATTTACTGGAGAAAGGAGAACCTGATTCTGCCATAGAATATTTTTATAAAAGTCTAAAAATCAATCCAAACTTCGTAGAAACCCATTATAATTTAGCGGTCGCTTTTGAGGAAAAACATAACTATGGAAATGCAATTACGGAGTATAAGAAGGTTTTAGAATTAAAACCCGATTTTATCAAAACACGTTATAATTTGGCTCTTTTGTATTATCAAAAACTGAGTCTGTATGAAGAAGCGATTGCCGAGCTTGATAGCCTAATCGCTTCATCTCCGCAATATATGAAAGCCAAGGAGTTAAGGGAGGAGATTATTTTGGACTATTCTACATTTTGTCTTAATTCAGGACTTGATTATTTAGAGGAAGATAATTTTGAACAGGCAGAACGAGAATTTGAAAAAGCGCTTCTTTTAAAACCTGACTTTGTAGTGGTAAAATATAATCTAGCATTTCTTTATTTAAAAGGAGGGGATAAGGAACACGCTAAAATGAAACTTAATGAGGTCATACAAGAGAACAAAACTTACCCTTTTTCCTATCGGCTTTTGGGAAGCATTTATTTTAATGAAGGAAATTTCTTGGAAGCATTAAAATATTATGAGGAGGTAGTTAAACTTTTGCCCAGCGATGTCCAAGCTTATAATGACCTTGCGCAGACACACACAAAATTGGAGGCATACGATAAGGCAATAGCTGAATTTCAAAAAGCACTTTCTTTAAAACCCGATAATCTCACAGTTTTATATGGGCTTGCCTCTACTTATCGAGACAAAGGAGATTATCAAAATGCAATCTATTATTACAAAAAGTTACAAAGTCTCTGTTCCGATTATCCATTCTTGGAATCTGATTTATCAGGAATATATGCTACTTTGGATAAGGGTTCTCAGAAGCAAGCCCCAATATTAGGAAAGGAAGAGAAAAGATACGATATGGTATATTTTAGAAACGGGAGAACAATGAGGGGGGAAATTGTTAAAGAGGGTGAAGAAGATTTACTTTTAAAGATAAAAATGGGAGAAACTGAGGGAACAGTGAGATTGCTTAAGAAAGAAATTGAGAAGATTGAGCGTTATAGAGATGGGAAATAG